In the Glycine max cultivar Williams 82 chromosome 19, Glycine_max_v4.0, whole genome shotgun sequence genome, GTTGCATGGGTTTGTGATTATTATGTTTCAGAAAAAAAGCTATTTGGAGGTAAGTTGTGTTTTCCAGAAGAATTTGCTTTGTAGCTGTTGCAGCAGTATGTAACTGCTAACTTCTTTCTTCAGGTACTACCCCTGGCACTATTACAAACAATGAGTGGGCAGAAGAGACCGACAAAAAATTACAGGCATGGCCTCGTACTGCCGGTCCACCAGTGGTCATGAATCCCATAAGTCGCCAAAATTTCATTGTGAAGTCTCGCCCtgagtaatattttttgttgattgaTTTTGAGTTAATTGGTGCACCTTAGTCATGGGATATTTTTCCATAAATGATGATAATGTTTGAGGTAAAACTCTTGCAGTTTAATCAGTGTTTGGATGTTTAAACATGTGAATGTTTACTtgctaaataaaatgttacTTAAGATTGACTAATGCATATTCATGTATTCAAATTCTATGTTTAGTCTTTACCTTGGTATGAATGGGAATCAAGGCCTAAAATTATGTTTAGCAGACATGTGCAAAAATTTACTACTAGTGGTTTATGTTGTGATTCTTTGTTTCCAGCAGTCAGTTGTATCTGCTACTATATTGGGTGCTTTTAGGCAGTGTCGTTCAGTAAGAGAATCCTCTTTTGGATTATCTTCTGTGGTGTTGAATTTACTGTTACAATTTGCCGGTAAATCAAATGTTACTAAAGCAATCCTGAATTCAAAGATATGTATTttggatttaaattttataacacgTCATTAACCTTATCAACGGGATATGTTACAATTTGTGGACTTGTCATCATATCAGGGTGGGGGTACTATGACAGTAAGTTTCAGCTCAGCATGAACTACTCTTTAGTGGTAAAACTAAACGTTGAAAACTCATTCTTAGTATGTAAGGTTATGTGGAAAGAAAATTCctgttttgtttaaattatgaCCTTTTTGCTgagttaagaaattaaagtgtTTGGGTTGCAACTAGAGAACatcatttgacatttttggtAATGTCATGGGTTTTCTGTTTGGATAAATGTCATTTCAGCAATTATGGGCTTCAGGTAAATTTGTAGTTTAGGGTGTACAAGGTTCTCAAACTCGAAGCTTCAGGTAAATTTGTGAAAAATTTAGTAAACTATAATATGTAAACTTCACGTAAATTTGTGGAGCATCCCAAATTgacaagaaaattaattaaagaaataaagcaTAAGCGTACCTTAACATTTTGACCCAAGTATTTTTACACTTAAATTAGCTCTTGCTTTATTTTGTAGTTTGACAAAAAGTGAACAAAACAAATAGCTGAAAACAAATATATTGCGTGAGTTTACTGGCTTAAATATTCAAcgaaattgatttattttgtgcGTTTCGAGGGCAAAATATCCTGACATGTGTAAAATTGCCATTAGAATTGAGACTTAACAAATGTAGAGTTTAATTGACTTGTATGTGTTTAACAAGAACTGAGTTAACACACGAGTTAATTCGTTTGTTTAAGTTTACTAATAGCACATTCATAATAATGTAAAGACTTGAACGTCAAAGTATTATAACCTTGGGAGGGAGAGTTTTATGGTCTGTAGTCTTACtcgattttgaataaaattgtttctagtaaaaaaatattttagatttaggtaaaatagtaattttgaatttaaaattgattgagttaaaacaattttaaataattttaatatttaattaatttttttaattgagtgtTATTAATTGTTTGCTTTTAGAATTATAAATCacttaactttaaaattaattttaattaagagcATGTTTTGAATTGTATTAAACTCATTATCACAAACTAGAGACTTTGGGATTTTGAAACGCTAACTCAAACACACTCGTAAGAT is a window encoding:
- the LOC100305508 gene encoding uncharacterized protein, producing MSGKYIVSAILGSFGVAWVCDYYVSEKKLFGGTTPGTITNNEWAEETDKKLQAWPRTAGPPVVMNPISRQNFIVKSRPE